DNA from Pseudomonadota bacterium:
GTGATTGATGATCACGACCGTTTTTAACACCATGGAGATGAATAACGGCAGTAATATCAAGATATTTTTTAAATACTTTTTGTGCATCATAACCGTTTAAAATTAAATGACCGGCATCAATACAAACTGATAAATTAAAATCCGATATAACACCGGCAATCCACTCAAAAGGATATTCAAGAGTTTCTATTGATATTGATTTACTATTTACTCCCGACTTCATTAGTTTTTTCATACTGTCATAGACGTTGTTAAGCCATATCTGATCGCATTTGGTTTTATCAAGATCATCCGGATATGAGAGATGCAAAGTATAAGTGGATGGCGACAATATTTTGGTAAGATCAATAATATTGACAATTGTATCAACAAACCGAAGTCTTTTGGTATCATCGCTGCTTCCGGAAAAAATATCTGTCGGAAGGTGAATATTATATGTTATGCCATGTTCTTTTGAAATTTCATGCAGTGCTTTAATTTCATTTTTTGCAGGAATACTACCTGGCGGTATGCTTTCAAAAAATAGAAGTTCTATTTCATCTAAATAGGGGGCAAGCATTTTAACATTGGGTATCATATGATCAGGATATATGTAAGATGTGGTGCCGATTTTAAAAGGATATTTTTTTTTGTAAGATTCCGGAAGAGCTAAATACATATATTATGATTCCTGTAAATTATGCACCTAGTCATTGGCTTCATTTCGTAAAAGGATAGAAATAATTTCGGCAATATATTCATCGGCTTTTTCTGAAGGAAATCTGCATGCACCTGCGCCGCTATGGCCGCCGCCGCCAAATTTTTTAAGCATTTTTCCGGCATTTACTTTGCAAGTCGTATTAAATATATTATGTCCGACGCTTACTGCCATTTTATCTTTTTTACTATCATTATATCGTATTTTAACGCTTACGTTAGCTTCGGGAAATAGAGAATAGACAAGAAAGCGGTTTCCCTCAGGGGCATCGTCAAATGAACGCAGATCGGTTATAGCCACATGTTTTTTAAGTACAGTATTTTGAAGCAATACAGTTTTATAAGCTTTATTGTTTTCAATTACTTTTTCACACTTTTTCTTTATATCCGCATCGTTCATAACAGTATTTATATCAAAATCTTTTAACAGATGAACCAGGCTGTTCCAGTATGATTCATCCGATAACTCACGGTTTGAGATTGTCATGGAAAGAAGGATATAAGGATAATTTTCCGGATGTAAAACCTCATCAATTGATAATTGAGCAGAATCGATTTTATCAGTTTCTCTTACAAGTTCTGTAAAATCTTTTTTGAATTTACCTTCATAATATGAAAAAACCACTCCTGCCGCAGAAGGAGCTATAGCAAATGAACCTGAAAACGGCTTTTCAATCGTATTTGAATAATGATGATCAAACCACATGGAGCATCGATTGTCATAAGGAAGATTAGCCATTATATCCCCTTCCTTTATTTCTATCATACCATGCTGAATTTCGTGTGGCTCAACCCATTTAACAGGTTTAGTAATTCTCTCTTTTTCAAACAGAAGTACTGCGCATACTATCCCGTCAAAATCAGGCCGTGTTACAATTCTCATATTATCTCCGGAATCAGTCAAATTAGCGTTCATAACATAAAAAAACCATTATGCTTAATGTATGATACCTATATAAAAAGTCAACATATGACTTTAAACAAAACAGCCGGCAACCTTATTACAGGCAACCGGCTGAATGAAAATATAGATGGGGTGTTTGATTATTTTGAATCGTTAATTTTTTCAGTAAGTTCCGGAATAATATCAGCTAAATCTTCAACAATTCCAATGTCTGCGACTTGAAAGATCGGAGCGTTCGGATTCTTATTGATGGCTACCATAAAAGGTGAGCCCTTGATTCCGCCAAGATGCTGAAAAGATCCGCTTATACCTAATGCCATGTAAACTTTGGGTTTAACGGTTTTGCCGGAAGTACCTACCTGGCGGCCCTTTTCAAGCCACTTGGCATCAATGATTGGACGTGAGCATGAAACATCGCCGCCCATGGCTTTTGCAAGATCATTAGCCATTTCAATATTTTCTTCTTCTCCGATTCCGCGCCCGATAGAAACAAGAATTTCGGATTTTGTAATATCAACGTCTCCGACTTCGGCTTCGATAACTTCTACAAAACGCCTTTTTTGTGCCGGGATCTCGCCTGCATCTGCTGTCTTATCAACAACCGATCCGCCTTCTGCACCACCTTCAACCGGAGCAAATGAACCCGGACGAATTGTAATAACCGCTCCGCCTGAAATATCGCAAAGCACATGTGTGCTGACCTGACCGCTGAATTCCTGACGAACGGCTTTGAGCTTTCCACCATCATTGCCTTCAAAATCAATTGCATCAGGAAGATAAGCTCCATCCAGTTTTATGGATAGGCCAGGGGATAAATCCATACCAAAATGGTCATGCGCAACCATTACGATGTTTCCTTTGGGAATAACCTTGGCAAGTAAAGCGCGAATTACTTCCGAATTGGGATATGCGAGCGCATCATTTTCTATTTTCCAAACTTCTTTATATGAAGCTGTCAAGCTATTACATACGGAGTCTATATTACTGCCCACCACAATTGCAGTCAAAGAAGCAGAAGGATCAATCTTTTTGGCTGCCGCAACCATTTCTCCTGCCGTGTCATCAACAGCTCCGTCTTTATGTGATATATATGCAAAAATCTGAAGGGCCATTATTTTATACCTCCTTTGGATTTCAATAGTTCAATCAGTTTATCAACCTTTTCATCCATGCTTCCCTCAAGCATTTCAGCACCTTCTCCAAGAACAGGCGTGAAGTAATCAACAAGGGAAACCTTGGCTGCCGCTGAGCCTACCGAATCCTGACTTAATCCAAGGTCTGATGCACCTTTAACCGGGATTTCGACAGACGCAACTTTTCTGATTCCACGGATACCGACATAGCGGGGTTCATTAATTCCGGTCTGAATCGAAAGAACACATGGAAGATCCATTTCGCTTATCTCCTGTTGCCCACCTGCGATTTCTCTTCCTATCTTGATTTTTTTATCGTCGGATGCTTCTATAAGGTTAACAAGAGACGCAAAGGGCAGATCAAGCATTGCGGCAAGCATACCGCCTACCTGACCGGCTCCATCGTCAGCCTGGGCTCCTGTGAGTATAAGGTCGTATTTACCTTTTTCTATTTCAGCTTTTAATATTGATGCAATGCCTTTCCCGTCAGATCCTTCAAAAGCGGCATCTGAGAGAAGTATTCCATTATCGGCGCCCATAGCCATTTCTCTTCTCAAGACTTCTTCGGAATCGGAATCGCCAACCGAAACAACCGTAACGCTTCCTCCAACATTGTCTTTAATTTGAATTGCCTCTTCAACGGCATAGTTATCCCATTCATTTACGGAATACACAAGATCGTCCCGTTCAATATCCGAACCGGAATCGTTTACGCTGATTTCATTTTCAGCGGTATCTGGAACTCTTTTAATACAAACTAAAATATCCATTTAATCCTCCATATCAGTTTATTTGAATCTATTTACAGGCCGAAAAATGAGCCTGCTTGATTTAATTATTCTTAAGCTATGTGTTTTTCAATCAGTTCCACAAGATCAATTGCTTCCATTTTACCTTCCATTCCGCAAACCTTGATCGCATCTTCCATATTTACCAGGCAGAAAGGACAGGCGGTAATAATAACATCTGCTCCTGCTTGTTTTGCCATTTCAACTCTTAATACACTCATTCTCTGTTCTTCTTCAGGTTCATAAAAAAGCATCAAACCGCCGCCGCCGCAACAAAAAGACCGGTCTCTGCACTTTTCCATATCTACTCTTTTGATTCCAGGAATAGAGTCTATAGCTTCACGTGGGTCATCATATA
Protein-coding regions in this window:
- a CDS encoding sugar phosphate isomerase/epimerase, with translation MYLALPESYKKKYPFKIGTTSYIYPDHMIPNVKMLAPYLDEIELLFFESIPPGSIPAKNEIKALHEISKEHGITYNIHLPTDIFSGSSDDTKRLRFVDTIVNIIDLTKILSPSTYTLHLSYPDDLDKTKCDQIWLNNVYDSMKKLMKSGVNSKSISIETLEYPFEWIAGVISDFNLSVCIDAGHLILNGYDAQKVFKKYLDITAVIHLHGVKNGRDHQSLDKLSYKELETLINLMHGFTGTLSVEVFSFENLLPSLQCFNNCYQSFRQTDS
- a CDS encoding exopolyphosphatase, with translation MRIVTRPDFDGIVCAVLLFEKERITKPVKWVEPHEIQHGMIEIKEGDIMANLPYDNRCSMWFDHHYSNTIEKPFSGSFAIAPSAAGVVFSYYEGKFKKDFTELVRETDKIDSAQLSIDEVLHPENYPYILLSMTISNRELSDESYWNSLVHLLKDFDINTVMNDADIKKKCEKVIENNKAYKTVLLQNTVLKKHVAITDLRSFDDAPEGNRFLVYSLFPEANVSVKIRYNDSKKDKMAVSVGHNIFNTTCKVNAGKMLKKFGGGGHSGAGACRFPSEKADEYIAEIISILLRNEAND
- a CDS encoding electron transfer flavoprotein subunit alpha/FixB family protein, with translation MALQIFAYISHKDGAVDDTAGEMVAAAKKIDPSASLTAIVVGSNIDSVCNSLTASYKEVWKIENDALAYPNSEVIRALLAKVIPKGNIVMVAHDHFGMDLSPGLSIKLDGAYLPDAIDFEGNDGGKLKAVRQEFSGQVSTHVLCDISGGAVITIRPGSFAPVEGGAEGGSVVDKTADAGEIPAQKRRFVEVIEAEVGDVDITKSEILVSIGRGIGEEENIEMANDLAKAMGGDVSCSRPIIDAKWLEKGRQVGTSGKTVKPKVYMALGISGSFQHLGGIKGSPFMVAINKNPNAPIFQVADIGIVEDLADIIPELTEKINDSK
- a CDS encoding electron transfer flavoprotein subunit beta/FixA family protein, which encodes MDILVCIKRVPDTAENEISVNDSGSDIERDDLVYSVNEWDNYAVEEAIQIKDNVGGSVTVVSVGDSDSEEVLRREMAMGADNGILLSDAAFEGSDGKGIASILKAEIEKGKYDLILTGAQADDGAGQVGGMLAAMLDLPFASLVNLIEASDDKKIKIGREIAGGQQEISEMDLPCVLSIQTGINEPRYVGIRGIRKVASVEIPVKGASDLGLSQDSVGSAAAKVSLVDYFTPVLGEGAEMLEGSMDEKVDKLIELLKSKGGIK